The Lysobacter panacisoli genome includes a window with the following:
- a CDS encoding histidine phosphatase family protein, with translation MRILLARHGETPWNAEGRYQGQEDIPLSPVGISQARALGERLREVPITRAVASPLGRARQTAEFALGERDLPLTLDPGLMEIAHGTWEGLLASEIRERDGERLKAWRDTPHEVLMPEGESLQHVFDRAWPAFARATEGLGDDDTLLVVAHDAVNRVLLCRILGIPLAKLWTFRQAPTTINLLEGADVDHLEVVRLNDCSHHTAFFGEAVHRAL, from the coding sequence ATGCGCATCCTGCTTGCCCGTCACGGCGAAACGCCCTGGAACGCTGAAGGCCGCTACCAGGGACAGGAAGACATTCCGCTTTCGCCGGTCGGCATCTCGCAGGCACGCGCGCTGGGCGAACGCCTGCGCGAGGTGCCGATTACCCGCGCCGTCGCCTCGCCGCTGGGCCGCGCGCGCCAGACCGCCGAATTCGCACTCGGCGAACGCGACCTGCCGCTGACGCTGGACCCGGGATTGATGGAAATCGCACACGGCACCTGGGAAGGCCTGCTCGCCAGCGAGATCCGCGAGCGCGACGGCGAACGCCTCAAGGCGTGGCGCGACACGCCGCACGAAGTGCTGATGCCCGAAGGCGAATCGCTGCAGCACGTGTTCGACCGCGCCTGGCCCGCGTTCGCGCGCGCGACTGAAGGACTCGGCGACGACGACACGCTGCTGGTGGTCGCGCACGACGCCGTCAACCGCGTGCTGCTGTGCCGCATCCTCGGCATCCCGCTGGCGAAGCTGTGGACCTTCCGCCAGGCGCCGACCACGATCAACCTGCTCGAAGGCGCCGACGTCGATCACCTGGAAGTCGTTCGCCTCAACGACTGCAGCCACCACACCGCGTTCTTCGGCGAGGCGGTTCATCGGGCGTTGTGA